In Oncorhynchus nerka isolate Pitt River linkage group LG26, Oner_Uvic_2.0, whole genome shotgun sequence, one DNA window encodes the following:
- the LOC115110472 gene encoding transcription factor 20-like isoform X2: MQNFPNSPAPPALPPGFTSRGGGGSSYPPPSTDPQISPRMTDDYTGMQQQTPPNPQSHSRHLLHRGHHHPSQAGHMLAYDARNRAGESSHGNIHSGSSSNPYQKETMDYYFAMGGKDRHRRGGMAYGAGFGYSNMDGHIPQQYRQAGTSSSGMMSPYPLDYGSTAGSGGSSSGSSGAGAFSPSHQYKMGQNPAMQPASGPQIQHRQHGQNYPTHQALQHGQQHRTYPISGHRMPPQFSHYSPQGSASTGSSGMYSSPPQRYHDGASSGGGFEPKVNNSPNMNSNSNSISSSATTNDVGSLENVAKSYHSSSYPSYSPQTHPLHKQATLQHRNSQHNLGIGYDNSLKMQHHAPPPGPVYSKHHQSTNPGMPQQPCQEIAKSPMHSQPQQGQINQNFSPISNPSPAASAVQSPSCSSSPSPLMGVSEVHGNPLCPPHVPSHPPPPNPRSCRGRLLQTLPQLSPTPNSNSSISSCGSSGSNKATGLNTSAGGGHLVSNRSRMAAGTGKGSHEEGSSSSVYSSSPLDKLMQDPGLNSLNALTSQVANLPNTVQHMLLTDTLMSHRRGKDGQSQMLQALQAIPSTQPRSRSVSAASSSGIGGGEGASSEAGGDEDSFLVSERVSSRAKEERNEQISEGGKSRMRQMSGTSSGSEPTGYYPPPSQSQISMGSSKNQSHTGKSDQVSQGKRMLTESSTKQSLNPSDVSERKTTETRTPSLSSPSSAPQSAEPGPSVHSRPHVSSTPSCPIPSPAPQFHPNCATDVNTKNGLRKTREIKYEGIKDESGGMVEKNEKGTHGDQTREGHMRQDGQDKENKLDRSSLRNKKSDEKDGKRCKTRDLDNSNQDQNIEEQPNAGGVGVIVSTRCEVNHPEKATCAQDNCIEEKHSDSFFRESSRHNGEEGMDLSVYSSHHEVPQKSNFGRSVPQNHPLSGPQKYGYQESPHGAAMGLKNRGRPSPGSVTGSNSRYQGFHQPKPSYGPEHTKDVAGTTVEGSVRRREGSGARGHDDNSQLQHPFPSLLQEVLQGYHLDRRYGRSEQALTAHLQAQNMTRQQYQTRHPYGMAESMRTQTGVGEVTSHPSRMTSPGKPLQLNQRQGPGSDFVPESPQPSLRSEGVDTKGSHSASSDKNKMATPQRHLTHMPQSTEFLSGPPPKHINLADYSLPHRKPPSGLPSSSSAVQELLLQETEPLAGSVGTIDQIESQMLKSSLLPPSKERRSVICDVCPNRRSTPERDGKREREREKSPIGASVIQLPSTNDLGNSKELGDKKEVGVKVTSKETAEAVHHSGLTTKDTDVEHHNKALHPSVVMNSEPLRRGKIDLTTTMPSQHLQQISHYPSTTNPLSPPSRHQSYPHGVDLSTGHASGFPGSRFGDAREGNMMPRNPHFHNPYHSPQVQLQNPQSANKLQMYTHLHAHDLDDRLNWVATINRPTKDMMQSSTSPGRHKLSHSEQRQRMQSPTDILHNRQTFAKQQVPHQNTYYDMKMWESTHSGRESVGMLEGDTYQRSQQPPPAAPLGSVAHQLVPTAPPVSNVLESPVSQVVTEEIFKSLHPTPTPNSMKTVGPSIGGNVNSVMPQSHRPNKTGGSGDTNPLMLRRRVRSFISPIPAKRQHQDVSQQRSAPSSYHSPLAYSESSLQNDDDSSSSDITTLGSPNTPCPTPGQSTYSQSSSPVQGKKSLPPRKGRGLKLETIVQKITPNVKKSTNSGHTDVDSNDFAGFSHTEMSQFTDTQDEEECLPYLDESLSLSDIMPYRGVDETGPLPPTAYPCDPHQTSHVLKRGTTGTVTRPLQPDFDFGLGTAASSTGDGDKEMPADFTLLGPLPPPPPLPCPVQGSPPPSSSALSDIQHFTNTYQQLETRRGEQSAANLLRQKLEETGIGFDDYSSSDYYGTTPPHHSQAQGHLLRQPHQTSPRSSLAMTGSPQDSKQSDSSVPKGYFPSGKKKGRPVGSVNKQKRAQASQAQAQNVSPSALSGPPIQSPATVIPQVAPSPSTTASAPSVTPLTDQKMTPPEIPPVLTQAVKVDAESEDTQPEPEVISVCQEQGGVKDESEVVGSRGRQRRRRRGVAAAAAKDDLEAATRAGEHFENSRVFPDNSKCAFAPYIHVERKVAEIGAVCTIVNGEEEKMKGERGAVGGKASSSGIEALLTSALLSQLPRRDGEIERVKEKRELEDVDSALQAGKALPSSEYLLPGPVITESIHSGRLLCCLCQKWANYKNLGDLYGPYYPPEYATRLPKNQPQIRQSLVTTGMSRNVQNLDTISNVLTTQGRELQDVPTIKSSTYSDYMFNQETNTTSPATAVGTASPAGGGEMLYLASKLAKTTTNKTTVLKWDMPPELKPITELRKQPELQNEPTYSQQNQPCQQQQTEDTQQRPQHRKLTSHPRFKRRQKSSENSPRMVPSNSKASLPFQPPPPTLDSLGPLAQLAQLPQMPIDPEELWVHEACMVWTSGVYLVNGRLYGLQEALDGARDTVCSYCEMVGSTLGCYSKGCTLRYHYPCAMDADCSLNEDNFSLRCPKHKFPQSSQPAKSVYLEQSERG; this comes from the exons ATGCAGAATTTCCCCAACAGTCCAGCACCTCCAGCTCTTCCTCCTGGATTTACTAGTAGgggtggaggtggctcctcttACCCACCACCGTCAACAGATCCTCAGATATCCCCAAGGATGACTGATGACTACACTGGGATGCAACAGCAAACCCCTCCAAACCCACAAAGTCACAGTCGACACCTACTCCATCGAGGGCACCACCACCCTAGTCAGGCTGGCCATATGCTTGCTTATGATGCAAGAAACAGAGCTGGGGAATCATCACACGGTAATATTCACAGTGGCAGTAGTAGCAACCCTTACCAAAAGGAAACAATGGATTATTATTTTGCAATGGGTGGAAAGGACAGACATAGAAGAGGAGGTATGGCATATGGGGCAGGTTTTGGGTACTCAAATATGGATGGACATATACCTCAGCAGTACAGACAAGCTGGAACTAGCTCCTCCGGGATGATGTCTCCCTATCCTTTGGACTATGGTTCGACGGCCGGCTCAggtggtagtagcagtggcagcagtGGTGCTGGAGCATTTTCCCCCTCCCATCAGTACAAAATGGGTCAGAACCCTGCAATGCAGCCAGCATCAGGGCCTCAGATACAGCACCGCCAACATGGACAGAATTACCCCACCCATCAAGCTCTGCAACATGGACAGCAGCATAGGACTTATCCCATCTCTGGACACAGAATGCCTCCACAGTTCTCACACTACTCCCCACAGGGTAGTGCATCCACAGGGTCATCAGGAATGTACAGCTCTCCACCACAGAGATATCATGATGGGGCCAGCAGTGGTGGTGGATTTGAACCTAAAGTCAACAACTCTCCTAATATGAACTCTAATTCAAACTCAATTTCAAGTTCAGCTACAACAAACGATGTTGGATCACTGGAGAATGTTGCAAAGAGTTACCACTCTTCAAGTTATCCCTCATACTCCCCACAAACCCATCCACTCCACAAACAAGCCACCCTCCAGCACCGCAATTCTCAGCACAATTTAGGAATAGGTTATGACAACTCTCTCAAAATGCAGCATCATGCCCCTCCACCAGGTCCTGTATATTCTAAACATCACCAATCCACCAATCCCGGAATGCCTCAACAACCGTGTCAAGAAATAGCCAAATCGCCAATGCATTCTCAACCCCAACAGGGCCAGATTAACCAAAACTTCAGCCCTATATCTAACCCCTCTCCAGCTGCCTCTGCAGTGCAGTCTCCCAGTTGTAGCTCCTCACCTTCCCCGTTGATGGGTGTCTCAGAAGTTCATGGGAACCCTTTATGTCCCCCACATGTTCCATCACATCCTCCTCCCCCAAATCCTCGTAGTTGCCGTGGTCGCTTATTGCAGACTTTGCCTCAGTTGAGTCCCACACCCAACTCCAACAGCAGCATCAGTAGTTGTGGCAGCAGTGGCAGTAACAAAGCTACTGGTCTGAATACAAGCGCTGGAGGTGGTCACTTAGTCTCAAACCGAAGCAGAATGGCTGCAGGTACAGGAAAAGGATCACATGAAGAAGGGTCATCCTCGTCTGTCTATTCATCTTCTCCTCTTGACAAACTCATGCAAGATCCTGGCTTGAACAGTCTAAATGCGTTGACATCACAGGTAGCGAATTTACCCAATACAGTGCAACATATGCTTCTCACTGACACATTAATGTCACATAGAAGGGGGAAAGATGGACAAAGTCAAATGCTGCAGGCATTACAAGCCATTCCTTCTACTCAACCAAGGAGTCGAAGTGTCAGTGCTGCCTCAAGCAGTGGGATTGGTGGTGGTGAAGGTGCTAGCTCGGAGGCTGGAGGTGATGAAGATTCCTTTCTGGTGTCCGAAAGAGTATCATCAAGGGCCAAAGAGGAACGCAATGAGCAGATTTCTGAGGGGGGAAAATCTAGAATGCGGCAGATGAGTGGCACAAGCAGTGGATCAGAACCAACTGGCTACTATCCTCCTCCATCTCAGAGTCagatatcaatgggttcaagtaaaAACCAATCCCATACTGGAAAGAGTGATCAGGTTTCACAAGGGAAGAGGATGTTAACAGAATCTTCTACAAAACAATCTCTGAATCCATCAGATGTTTCTGAAAGAAAGACAACTGAAACCCGGACACCTTCATTGtcatctccctcctctgctcctcaaTCTGCTGAGCCTGGTCCAAGCGTACATTCTCGCCCTCATGTTTCCTCTACTCCCTCATGCCCCATTCCCTCTCCTGCTCCTCAGTTCCACCCAAACTGTGCCACTGATGTTAATACTAAAAATGGGCTTAGGAAAACAAGGGAAATTAAATATGAAGGAATTAAagatgaaagtggagggatggttgaaaaaaatgaaaaaggCACCCATGGAGATCAGACCCGAGAGGGACACATGCGACAAGATGGGCAGGACAAAGAAAATAAATTGGATCGATCTTCCTTGCGTAACAAAAAAAGTGATGAGAAGGATGGAAAACGATGTAAGACACGAGATTTGGACAACTCCAATCAAGATCAAAATATTGAGGAACAGCCAAATGCTGGTGGAGTGGGTGTTATTGTGTCAACCCGTTGTGAGGTAAATCATCCAGAAAAAGCTACATGTGCACAAGACAACTGCATAGAGGAGAAACATTCAGACAGCTTCTTTAGAGAGTCTAGTCGTCATAATGGGGAGGAAGGAATGGATTTGAGTGTATATTCCTCTCATCATGAAGTTCCCCAGAAATCTAACTTTGGACGGTCTGTCCCTCAAAATCATCCCCTCTCAGGTCCTCAAAAATATGGTTATCAAGAGTCCCCACATGGTGCTGCCATGGGTTTGAAGAACAGGGGGAGACCTAGTCCAGGGAGTGTAACTGGATCAAATTCAAGGTATCAAGGCTTCCATCAGCCAAAGCCCAGTTATGGGCCTGAACACACCAAGGATGTCGCGGGTACTACAGTTGAGGGATCagtgaggagaagagaaggatcaGGAGCAAGAGGACATGATGATAATTCTCAACTCCAGCATCCATTTCCAAGCCTCTTGCAGGAGGTTCTACAGGGTTATCACTTAGACCGGCGCTATGGGCGATCTGAACAGGCACTAACTGCCCATCTCCAGGCTCAAAATATGACTCGGCAACAGTACCAAACCAGGCATCCTTATGGCATGGCTGAAAGTATGAGAACCCAAACTGGAGTTGGAGAGGTCACTTCCCACCCCTCCCGAATGACCAGCCCTGGAAAGCCTCTTCAACTAAATCAGCGCCAGGGGCCTGGATCTGATTTTGTACCAGAATCACCTCAACCCTCCTTGAGGTCTGAAGGAGTAGATACTAAGGGATCTCACAGTGCTTCTTCAGATAAAAATAAAATGGCAACACCGCAGCGTCACCTGACCCATATGCCACAGTCTACagagtttttgtctggacctCCACCAAAACACATCAATTTAGCCGACTACTCGTTACCTCACAGGAAACCCCCTTCAGGTCTGCCCAGCTCATCTTCAGCTGTACAGGAACTCCTATTGCAGGAAACAGAGCCGCTAGCGGGCAGTGTTGGAACCATAGATCAAATTGAGTCTCAAATGTTGAAGTCCTCCCTTTTACCTCCATCTAAAGAGCGCCGCTCTGTCATATGTGATGTTTGTCCCAATCGCCGCAGTACACCAGAAAGGGATGGGAAACGTGAACGAGAGCGGGAAAAAAGTCCAATTGGTGCCTCTGTCATCCAACTGCCATCAACAAATGATCTAGGGAACAGTAAGGAGTTAGGAGATAAAAAAGAGGTTGGAGTGAAGGTAACATCAAAGGAGACTGCAGAGGCTGTCCATCATAGTGGTCTTACAACCAAGGACACTGATGTTGAGCATCATAACAAGGCTTTACACCCATCTGTGGTTATGAATTCAGAGCCTCTTAGAAGAGGTAAGATTGATTTGACCACCACCATGCCCTCTCAACATCTGCAGCAAATCTCTCACTATCCCTCTACCACCAACCCTCTGTCTCCaccatcaagacatcagtcatacCCACATGGTGTAGATTTATCTACAGGGCATGCCAGTGGCTTTCCTGGTTCCAGGTTTGGTGATGCAAGAGAGGGCAATATGATGCCACGTAACCCCCATTTTCACAATCCCTACCACTCACCCCAAGTTCAATTACAAAACCCACAATCCGCAAACAAATTACAAATGTATACTCACCTCCATGCTCATGACTTGGATGACAGACTTAATTGGGTAGCTACCATTAATAGACCCACCAAGGATATGATGCAGTCCAGTACTTCTCCAGGTAGACATAAACTCAGTCATTCAGAGCAGAGACAAAGAATGCAGTCTCCAACTGACATTTTGCACAATCGCCAAACGTTCGCTAAACAGCAAGTTCCTCATCAGAACACTTACTATGACATGAAAATGTGGGAGTCAACACACTCtggtagagagagtgtggggATGTTGGAGGGGGATACTTACCAGCGAAGTCAACAGCCACCTCCTGCTGCTCCTCTTGGGTCTGTTGCCCACCAATTGGTTccaacagctccaccagtctccAACGTTCTTGAATCACCTGTCTCCCAAGTGGTTACAGAAGAAATCTTTAAATCACTCCATCCAACACCTACACCTAATTCCATGAAAACAGTTGGTCCCAGTATTGGTGGCAATGTCAATTCCGTGATGCCACAGAGCCATCGACCAAATAAAACTGGGGGTTCTGGGGACACTAATCCATTAATGTTGAGGAGGAGAGTACGATCTTTCATTTCCCCTATCCCTGCCAAGAGGCAGCATCAGGATGTATCACAGCAAAGGAGTGCCCCTAGTTCATATCACTCACCTTTGGCCTACTCTGAATCCAGCCTCCAAAATGACGATGACTCATCCAGTTCAGATATAACTACACTTGGTTCGCCTAATACTCCTTGCCCCACACCTGGACAAAGCACTTATTCACAATCCTCCTCACCTGTTCAGGGTAAAAAGAGTCTGCCTCCAAGAAAAGGAAGAGGTTTGAAACTGGAGACTATTGTTCAGAAAATTACACCAAATGTGAAGAAATCTACTAACAGCGGCCATACCGATGTTGACTCAAATGATTTTGCTGGattttctcacactgaaatgtCACAGTTTACTGACACACAGGACGAAGAGGAATGTTTACCTTATCTCGATGAAAGTCTCTCATTAAGTGACATTATGCCCTACAGAGGGGTTGATGAGACTGGACCGTTACCTCCCACCGCATACCCCTGtgatcctcaccagacatcacacgTTCTTAAACGCGGCACCACAGGAACTGTTACAAGACCTTTGCAGCCAGACTTTGACTTTGGGTTAGGGACTGCAGCATCTAGTACTGGTGATGGAGATAAAGAGATGCCCGCTGACTTCACCTTGCTAGGGCCcttacccccacctccaccactaccttgtcCAGTACAGGGCTCCCCCCCACCTTCTTCATCTGCCTTGTCTGATATTCAACATTTCACTAATACTTACCAGCAACTTGAGACTCGAAGAGGTGAACAATCTGCTGCTAACCTTCTGAGACAAAAACTTGAAGAAACTGGGATTGGATTTGATGATTACAGTAGCAGTGACTATTATGGaaccaccccaccacaccacagTCAGGCACAAGGGCACTTACTAAGACAGCCACATCAAACTTCTCCAAGGTCATCTTTGGCAATGACAGGGTCACCACAAGATTCCAAACAATCAGACAGTTCTGTACCCAAAGGCTATTTCCCATCAGGCAAGAAGAAGGGAAGGCCTGTTGGAAGTGTGAATAAGCAAAAACGTGCTCAAGCCTCCCAGGCCCAGGCACAGAATGTGAGCCCAAGTGCTCTGTCTGGCCCACCCATTCAATCTCCTGCAACTGTTATTCCACAGGTAGCCCCAAGCCCTAGCACTACAGCCTCTGCCCCATCAGTCACTCCTCTGACTGATCAGAAAATGACTCCTCCTGAGATTCCACCAGTCTTGACCCAAGCAGTAAAAGTGGATGCTGAAAGTGAGGACACTCAGCCAGAGCCGGAGGTGATATCAGTCTGCCAGGAACAAGGGGGGGTGAAAGACGAGAGTGAGGTAGTGGGATCAAGaggcaggcagaggaggagaagaagaggagtagcagcagcggCGGCCAAAGATGACCTGGAAGCGGCTACAAGAGCAGGGGAACATTTTGAAAACAGCAGAGTTTTTCCTGATAATAGCAAGTGTGCCTTTGCGCCATACATACATGTGGAGAGGAAAGTAGCTGAGATAGGAGCCGTGTGCACAATTGTGAATGGTGAAGAGGAAAAGATGAAGGGAGAGCGTGGAGCAGTTGGAGGGAAAGCAAGCAGTAGTGGTATTGAAGCTCTTTTGACCTCAGCTCTTTTGTCTCAACTGcctaggagagatggagaaattgAGAGGGTCAAAGAGAAGAGGGAACTGGAGGATGTAGACTCTGCCCTCCAGGCAGGAAAGGCTCTACCTTCATCTGAGTACCTTCTACCAGGCCCTGTGATTACTGAATCTATTCATTCTGGTCGTCTTCTCTGCTGCCTGTGCCAGAAATGGGCCAATTACAAAAACCTTGGGGATCTCTATGGACCTTACTACCCTCCTGAATATGCTACAAGGCTTCCCAAGAATCAACCCCAGATTCGACAGAGTCTTGTAACTACTGGGATGAGTAGAAATGTGCAAAATCTCGACACCATTTCAAATGTGTTGACCACCCAGGGTCGTGAACTGCAAGATGTGCCAACTATCAAGTCCTCAACTTATAGTGATTACATGTTCAATCAAGAGACAAATACAACTTCCCCTGCCACTGCTGTTGGCACTGCCTCTCCAGCAGGTGGAGGGGAGATGCTTTATCTGGCCAGCAAACTTGCTAAAACCACCACCAACAAGACAACAGTTCTTAAGTGGGACATGCCTCCAGAGTTAAAACCAATTACTGAGCTAAGGAAACAACCTGAACTTCAGAATGAGCCCACTTACAGTCAGCAAAACCAACCATGCCAGCAACAGCAGACAGAAGACACTCAACAAAGGCCACAACACAGAAAGCTGACGTCGCACCCGAGATTTAAAAGGAGACAGAAATCCAGTGAGAATTCCCCAAGAATGGTGCCATCCAACAGCAAAGCCTCATTGCCATTCCAGCCCCCTCCCCCAACCTTAGACTCCCTTGGGCCTTTGGCGCAGCTGGCCCAACTTCCTCAGATGCCTATAGACCCAGAGGAGCTGTGGGTGCATGAGGCATGCATGGTCTGGACCAGTGGGGTTTACCTGGTCAATGGAAGACTGTATGGCCTACAGGAGGCACTAGATGGTGCCAGAGACACA gTCTGCTCTTATTGTGAAATGGTTGGCTCAACCCTCGGCTGTTACAGCAAAGGCTGCACACTGAGATATCACTACCCGTGTGCCATGGATGCAG ACTGCTCTCTGAATGAAGATAACTTTTCACTACGATGTCCGAAGCATAAG TTTCCccagagcagccagccagctaaATCTGTGTACCTTGAGCagtctgagagaggctga